NNNNNNNNNNNNNNNNNNNNNNNNNNNNNNNNNNNNNNNNNNNNNNNNNNNNNNNNNNNNNNNNNNNNNNNNNNNNNNNNNNNNNNNNNNNNNNNNNNNNNNTGGACTTCTAAATCACAATCTTTAGTCCGAGGATCTTGCCAAGATGTTGATGGTCTAAACCATTCCAAATCTTTTGTTATCAACCGGCTGTTATATCCCCTTAAGGACGGATATGTGGACTCATCAAAGTGTGAGTCTTCGTATCTGGCCTTAAACAAATCACCGGTTGTTGGCTCAAGATACTTTATAATGCTTGGGGAATCATATCCTACGTATATTTCCATCCTCCTTTGTGGTCCCATCTTAGTTCTCTGTGGTGGAGAAATTGGAACGTAGACGGCACATCCGAATGTCTTGATGTGGGACACGTCTGGCTCATGACCCGTAAGTAGTTGGGATGGTGAATATCTATGCTCACTAGATGGCCTGATGCGAATCAGTTCCGTTTCATGTAAAACCGCATGTCCCCATGCTGATACTGGAAGTTGAGACTTCATAAGCAATGGCCGGGCTATCAGCTGGATACGTTTAATGAAGGATTCGGCTAAGCCGTTCTGTGTATGGACATGTGCCACGGAGTGTTCTACTCTTACCCCCATGGACATACATTATTCATTAAACGCTTGGGACGTGAACTCACCAGCATTGTCTAGACANNNNNNNNNNNNNNNNNNNNNNNNNNNNNNNNNNNNNNNNNNNNNNNNNNNNNNNNNNNNNNNNNNNNNNNNNNNNNNNNNNNNNNNNNNNNNNNNNNNNNNNNNNNNNNNNNNNNNNNAGGACCATGAAGTATCTAAACGTCCCACAAGGTGGGTGTATTGGTCCACATATGTCTCCTTGGATCCTTTCCAGAAAGTTTAAGGTTTCTTTATTAACCTTGGCTGGTGATGGCCTAGTTATGAGTTTCCCTTGTGCACATGCTGCACATGTGAGATTGCGTGGGATCACTCCTTTAAACGTGTGCCCTTGTGAATTCATCATCAATTTTCGCATCATTCCTGTTCCGGGATGGCCAAGCCGGTTATGCCATAAAGTGAATAGCTCGGAGGCATTTGCCTCGATCATACTGATCCTTACATAGTATAGACCAGTAGACATTGTGGGTATAGTCTCTAGGATCCTTTTATTGCCTTTGGTGATCGAGGTTATGTTAAGGAATTCTTTGTTTCCTTCTTCCCATGTTTCAAGGTGGAAACCATTCAATCTTATATCCTTGAAACTCAATAAGCTTCTTCTAGAGCTTGGGGAATACAAGGCGGTCTTGATCTCTATNNNNNNNNNNNNNNNNNNNNNNNNNNNNNNNNNNNNNNNNNNNNNNNNNNNNNNNNNNNNNNNNNNNNNNNNNNNNNNNNNNNNNNNNNNNNNNNNNATGAAGTACCTTTTGTCTCTAAGTATTGTATGACTTGTGCCACTATCCACCACAAGTATACTCATCTCATCATTCATTCTATAAATAAAATTTTCTAAACTTTAGAGACTTCATAAGATCTTTAAAACTCTTATTATTATAAATGTCATTACATAAAATAAAAACACCAAATCAAAGACATAAAGCAATAAGACAATGTGATTCGAAAACTAGTCCTTGAGACAATCGGATGTCTCAAAATCCATTAGGTCATCTTTGTTATCTTTGTCGGATTCATTGTCAGCATCATATCCATATCCTTTGTCATCATGACCGTTTTCTTGGATCATGTTTGCCTCCGGGTTCTTGTTCTTGAGGCTCTCTTGGTAGAGGTCGCACAAGTGTTTCGGAGTTCTACAATTCTTGGCCCAATGGTTGTCCATCCCGCATCTGTGGCATACTGACTTGGACGTGTAAGATGGTTTGGATATGCCACCTCGTCCACGGCCGTAACTGCCTCGACCCCAGCCGTAATTGGAACCACGACCACGGTTATTGTGGTTTCCTTTTTGGCCGGTTGAGTAGTTGTCTCGACCATTCTGATTATCACACCTCTTGTACCCACCACGGCTATTGCCGTATGGTTTCCTATTGTCTTGGGCGTAGTAGGTCTCTTTGGGATCTTTCTTTTCAACCTCATGGGCTTCGGGTAATGGTGCTGTCCCGGCCAGTCTGGCTCCACTATTCTTCATTAGGAGCTCATTGTTTGCCTCGGCCAAGAGTAGACACGAGATCAGATCAGTATATGTGGCAAAACCTTTTGTTCTATATTGCTCTTGCAACACAGAATTCGACTGATTGAAAGTCGTATAGGTCTTTTCAAGCATCATCATATCGGATACTTCTTCACCACAAAGTCTTAGTATTGAAACTATCTTGAACAAGGCTGAATTGTACTCATCCGCTGACTTATAGTCTAAGAATCTTAGGTGCATCAAGTCGTGCCTTACCTTTGGAAGCAACACCATCTTTTGGTGATCATATCTATGCTTTAAAGCATTCCAAAGATCTAGTGGATTTTCAATTGTCATGTACTGATCTTTAAGACCTTCAATGAGATGATGGCGCATAAAGCTTATGGCCTTGTATCTATTCTTTTCATTGTCATTGTTGTCCTCGGTGATAGTATCACCGAGTCCCTTGGACTTTAGACTGATCCTTGTATCTAGCGCCCACTGTAAGTAATTGTCTCCGGAGAGATTAAGAGCTGCGTAGTCTCTGTTTGCTATTTTCGACATCTGAATCACATTATCATATAAATTTTAGGTTCATAATGTGATCACGTGGCCGCAGGATAATAAGCAAGCTCGGCCACAACACGTCTTACGCATTTATGATATTCAAAACAATACTAATCGACCATGGTGCTATCAATCATGAGCCACACAGCTATATAGGTTTACTAATGCAAAATTCATGTGAACTATATGCTGGTCGATCTTGTTACAATCAGTTATGAATGCAGTACCATGTTCGGATTCATGTAAAGCAATCAAACTTATTCTTACTTCCTTATAATACCTAGGGTTTTCAATCTTTTAAATTCTATCAACCTTATGTTTAAGGTTTCAAGGCCTTAAGTATTTGTATACTTAGTTAGATTATTTCAACCAATCTAACAATCCTAAACCTCAAATCAAGCAAGAAATCAAACAAGCAAGATCAATCTTAAAATCGGATTCTAGCTTCTTTAGGGTTTAGGGTTTTCGATTCCTTTATTAAGGTTTGTCATGTTTCAGTTTTAATCAATCAACATACAATCAAGTTCTAATTGGAATCGCATATGTTTCTAGTTTTAAGACTTGTTGATTTTAATCTTATGGTTTCTTTTAGGGTTTCATCAAGAATATAGTTTCCACAATGATGGATTAGGGTTTATGTTCTTTATCTAGGTTCTCAGATTATGTTTATACCTTCGTTTCGTAGAGGTATAGAACTGGACCACCTTTAGAGAGAGAGAGAATCGATCGGATGCTTGCTGCCTCCTATCGGGTCGCGGATGGAACGATCGCAGGCTGGAGGCGTCTCGGCTGCGAGCTGCGCGGAGATCGGGTCGTCTCGGGTCGATCGCTTCTTCGGGTTTGATCGCGAGCTGGACGGTTCTTCTGAGCTGGAACGTGATATGAGAACGTCTAGGTTTCAAGAGGAATCAATTGAGTTCTTGATTGTACTAAGAACGAGATTAGGGTTTAGCTTTGAGTCGCCGGTTATAGGCTTTTTAGGTTTCGATTTTGGGTCTCAGGGATTTAGAGGCTATCGTGCTGATAACGTGTTGTGAACAATAGGGGAAATCGTGTGTGTTTATTACTTAATCAAAGTGTTCCCTTATATAGGGATTACAAGGAATAGATAAATGGAAAGAGTACAAATCCTTATCCTAAAGGAAATAGGAAATCTACTTAAAGATAAACATGAAGAGAAAAGAAAAACATCCTATACTATAGACGGTCTAATCTTTAGCCGCCTCTCTCTCCTTCTTGGACGCGGTCTTGGACTTGGGCCTGGACGCGGTCCGTTCTTCCTTGATATGGTTACTAGCAATCCACATCTATATATAATAGCAAACTTTTTTTATCTAACCAATGACGTCATCGTTTTATTATTGGAAAAAAACTTAGAATCTAAGGGTGAGATTTATGTCTGTGATATAATCTAATGGTTAAAACTTAGAATCTAAGGGTGAGATTTATGTCTGTGATATAATCTAATGGTTAAGATTTTGTTTAGAAACAAAAGTATGACGTTGTAGATTCAGCAGAGCAATCGACGTCTTCATCATAACTCCTCAAAGGCTTCCCCTGAACAAATTATCTATCTTCCCTTAAAGGTTGTATCCTTTCACACTAAGATTTTCAGTGTAACCGTCGTCATCTTCCCATTCACCAGCTTCATCATTATCACCAACATCTTNNNNNNNNNNNNNNNNNNNNNNNNNNNNNNNNNNNNNNNNNNNNNNNNNNNNNNNNNNNNNNNNNNNNNNNNNNNNNNNNNNNNNNNNNNNNNNNNNNNNNNNNNNNNNNNNNNNNNNNNNNNNNNNNNNNNNNNNNNNNNNNNNNNNNNNNNNNNNNNNNNNNNNNNNNNNNNNNNNNNNNNNNNNNNNNNNNNNNAAAAAGTAATATCTGAAGAATCTAATGGTTTTGGAATTTAATACCTTCTATATAACACTCTTATATGCTGGCTTATTAAAATGGGATTCACGTAACGACATATGTTTGACGTCTGTTACATTTTTCATACATCATTTTTAAGGGTTCAAAAATCTGATCTGGATTGCTAAGAATTTGTAAATGAGGGATTGATAGGAGGACCAGACAATTACTATAGTCTATCGCAGCCTCAACAACAGCCTCAAGTGCATTATTTATCTGTCTGTGAGTACGTTTAAGTGGGGGAGGGCTTGAAAAGGAAGCGGAAAAACTTCATCGTTAAGTTTCTTGGAAAAACATTTATAATGGTATAAATTAATAAATTACAAATATAAATATATTAACTCTTCATTTGATAATGTTCCTATGTAGTAGTGCATATTATATGCTTTTGAATTATGAATGGTCAAACACAATCATAGAACCCCAACAAATGTTTTTTTTTCAAATGTGACTCTTTATTAAAACTTATTTCACTAATCTTCAATAACTGCTTTTTTTACTTGAAAATATTTTTTTTCCATATTAATTTAGAAAATGAAAAATATGAAACTTTCAAACTATTGTCGCTAATATATAGAACCATAGTAAATCATTATGTGATAATGAAAGATAAATAAAAACATTATTCAGAAGCATACTGTTCAAATTCTACAGCCTTGAACAAAATAATCATATTTAGACAAAACAAAAGGTTGGTAATTAATTGTGAGGACATATAATGTTCTATTGTAGATTTAATGAATATTACCATTTAAATGAATCATTACAGCCCGAGATGCGTCATGCCAACGGTGTGGTCCTGAAAGTGAGACTATTAACCATATTATATTCGAATGTCAGCCTGCTCTTAAGTATTGGGCTCTGTCTGCAACTCCATCTTCTCCGAATTTATTTTCATCCTTGTATGTTAACTTAGACTTCCTTTTCCGTCAAGTCCTGAGCAACAACGTTCCGCAAAACCTTGCTATGTTCCCCTGTTTGCTTTGGTTTATATGGGAAGCTCGAAATGGGAAACTTATGGTGCATTCAAGTAGACGCCTCCTGGTCGGAAGAGAGTGACTGGAATGGACTGGTTTTTATCCTGCTTGAAGATGATAAGTTGGTTTGCTTGGGACTGGAGTCTTGCCCAAAAGGGCAGTCACCATTACATGCAGAAAAGGTGGAGTCTGATTGTCAGCAATTAGTGAACACCATTTGGAAGGATGAAGACTGGCTAGCCCTAGCGCCTGAGCTATATGGCATCAGAGTTATATCTTCTTCATTTCAAGTTATGTCTTTTGCTTTTATTTCTCGAGTTTAAAATAACCGTGCAGACTCCTTGGCGAAAGGAGCGTATTCATGTGGCCAAAGTTATACTTTTGTAAACGATCGGGTCGCAGATTGGCTAGCTCTCGTAGCTTGCTTTAACGTTTATTTTTCAAGTTAATGAAATTTCAGTTAGATGCCAAAAAAAAAAAATCCTTGCAATTGCTTTAACTATATAAATGAATCATTGCAATTATTTAGATGTATGGTTAGTTAATTGATACAATATTTGCTTTCTATATAAAAAATTGTGGACATTGAAAAAAATAACAACAATAAAAAATGAAATAAAGGAAGAAAAGGAGAAAAAAGTTTAATCTAAATGATCATAGGAAAATTTAGAAGTGCCAGCATACAAACACTAGAAATTCTATTTGTATCTTTGTTTTGATAAAAGAGAAACTTTAGTTGTCTTATCATAAATTAGATTTTGAGTAAACTAATCCTTGACAAAAGTCAAAATTTATTAAAAAATTGTTTCATTCATAGTATTTTTAAATTGTTGCTGTTAAACTACCCCATTTTTGTCACATGCTTTAAAATTAATTAATTGGCAAAAGTAATTACAAGCAACTTTTTGTTTAAAAATTAAGTTTCCAACACCAAATATAATGTTTTCTTTGTCCTTTTGACAAACATTCAAATTATTTAAAACTACTACTTTATTTACTTACTTTCAAAACATTATATTATTCAATTGATATATTATTTTAAGTGAACAATTTTGTTAAAAACATGTTTTTGATGGTTTAGGTCAAGCAAGGTGGGTGGAAGAATATTTATTAGAGAAAAAAACTATATAAAAATGTATACTTCATCCAATTCAAGCAAATGCCTGAAAAGTTGAGAAGTCTAGATCGAAGGATTTAAATTTATTGGTAGATAAAACATACTCTGAATCAAATCTTTGGCGAGAAACATTAGGAAACTGCGCAATAAGTCAAAAGATGGCCCCAAATAGCATATATTATTTAAGAGGATTATGTTTTGTGCCGAGCCAGGATTTGGTTTCTGGTTTGATGGTTGAATTGCTAAAAATACTGATTATAGGTAGAAGAATAGAAATCAAATTCATTTTGTCACTGTAGATGGATTTGCCGCGACGAGGGTGCCTTTTCGTCATGCAGGAGTCAAGACTTGAAGCAGAGTTCTCTATAAAATACTCGTTTAGACGAGGGCTCCCAAACTCTAAAAAAGAAAATTTGAAAATAAACTTCTTGATAACATCAGTCTCATAAATATTCTTAGCTGTTTGTAAACAGTTACTTTTCATATCTTGCGGTGAATCTATTCCCTCCGCTTTATCCAGTTGGTCATGATAGATAAATATCATATTTATAAAATACGATTATAGACTACGGTAATAGAAAAAAGTAAAATGTTTCGTGTCGAGAGAGCTAACTCGCAGATTAAGGAATCCGCAAAGATAAAAAAAAGGCTGATATTCCTAATATTGAACACAAGCTTCTTGTCTTGACCAGTTTTTGCTATTGTCTCAACCCGACATTCTTAATAAAAATGTATATCTATTTTATATAATTTCAACAGTCAATTTGTGATTAA
This genomic interval from Brassica oleracea var. oleracea cultivar TO1000 chromosome C2, BOL, whole genome shotgun sequence contains the following:
- the LOC106324233 gene encoding uncharacterized protein LOC106324233, whose product is MSKIANRDYAALNLSGDNYLQWALDTRISLKSKGLGDTITEDNNDNEKNRYKAISFMRHHLIEGLKDQYMTIENPLDLWNALKHRYDHQKMVLLPKVRHDLMHLRFLDYKSADEYNSALFKIVSILRLCGEEVSDMMMLEKTYTTFNQSNSVLQEQYRTKGFATYTDLISCLLLAEANNELLMKNSGARLAGTAPLPEAHEVEKKDPKETYYAQDNRKPYGNSRGGYKRCDNQNGRDNYSTGQKGNHNNRGRGSNYGWGRGSYGRGRGGISKPSYTSKSVCHRCGMDNHWAKNCRTPKHLCDLYQESLKNKNPEANMIQENGHDDKGYGYDADNESDKDNKDDLMDFETSDCLKD